Genomic window (Nicotiana sylvestris chromosome 7, ASM39365v2, whole genome shotgun sequence):
cctcatttgcttgtcctcaaggacaaggttcagcacggtgatgccagagatgtgactattggtgatgatggggtattgaggatgcagggtcgggtctgtgtacccaatgttgatggtattcgggagttgatattggaggaggctcatagtttgcggtattctattcatccaagtgtcgtgaagatgtatcaggatttgaggcagcactattggtggaggcggatgaaaaaggatatagttggatttgtagctcggttcctcaattgtcagcaggtgaagtgtgAGCACCAGACACCAGGTGGGTTACTTCAACAGATagatattccggagtggaagtgggagcggatcaccatggactttgtagttgggctcccacggactttgagaaagttcgatgctatttgggtgattgtggatcggctgaccaagtccgctcactttattcctgtgtgtactacttattcctcagagcggttggcggagatctatatccgggagattgttcgtctgcatagTGTCccggtttctatcatttcagatagaggtactcagttcacatcacggttctagagggccgttcagcatgagttaggtactcgggtagagttgagtacaacatttcaccctcagaaggacggacagtccgagcgcactattcagattcttgggGATATGCTCCGcgtgtgtgtgattgagtttggagggtcttgggatcagttcttgccattggcggagtttgcttacaataacagctatcagtccagtattcagatggcaccgtacgaggctttatatgggagacggtgtagatctccggtgggttggtttgagccgggcgaggctagattattgggcacggacttagttcagggtgccttggaaaaggttaaggtgattcaagacagactccgtatagcccagtccagacagaagagttacgcggaccggaaagttcgtgatgtttcctatatggttggtgagcgggttctgcttcgggtttcgcctatgaagggcgtcatgagatttgggaagaaaggaaagttgagtccaaggtttattggcccttttgagatattgaagcgagttggggaggttgtttatgagcttgccttacctcccagcttggcaggagtgcatccagtatttcatgtttcgatgcaccggaggtatcacggtgacccgtcgcacgtgctggatttcagttcagtccggctggacaaggatctatcctatgttgaggagacagtgacaatattggacaggcaagttagaaagttgaggtcaaagaacatttcttcggtaaaggtttagtggcggggccagccggtcgaggaggcgacctgggagaccgagcaggatatgtgcagtcattaccctcatcttttcactacttcaggtatgtctctatgctcgttcgaggacgaacgaatgtttaagtgtaggaggatgtgacgacccgaccggtcgtcttaagaattaatgccccgatcccctattaactgctttccccaagtttatttctgctaatgtgatttgccgggatactcggttttgagttttgaggagttttgggatacttagtccctaaatgagagcttaagtgttagaaagttgaccgaagtcggaacagtggggagacagcctcggaatggaaatccgacggttccgttagctccgttaggtgaatttggggctgggagcgtgttcggaatatgttttggaggtccgtagctaatttacgcttgaaatgccgaagtttgaatttttgaaatttccggtccgatagtgagattttgatccgagggtcggaatggaagtccggaagtttcagtagctccgtcatgttatttgggatgtgtgtgcaaaatttcatgtcattcggacgagatttgatacagtttttgatcgaaaacataatttaagagttcttggagaaggattgaatcctatgtgaaattggtgatttgatattgttataagcattccgaagtgttgatcaactttgaacgatgtcatgggatgtgttggtataattggtttgaagttccgggtaggttccgggatattttagtgcaaaaaatcatagctgtagcaggtctacaggggttgcaggccccagaactcactcacgcggtccgcacaaaaattagtgcgcccgcgttgagtgctgtgcggaccgcacaaaagcggccgcggccgcggtaggcgtcgcgcggacagaaacaaagtggggcgcggccgcggtgaagggcCCTCCTATTGGTCCTATTCCGAAAGCTTATAGCTTTTGAtgtacaaggaattttgaggtgattcaaaaacggaagttgtagcccttcgtgtctaagTTCCAGAAAGGTAAGGATAGCGCAATTTGGAAATCAGTatcaaaagttatggccaaaatactaaagcctgtcactgcagagggaggcctgtgcggccgcacgttgcctttgcgcggaccgcactggcttgcgcggattGCATGAGTTTTGGTGCGGTACGCAGTAGctggaaacctgaggggtacctataaaaatgaagttttgggttttatttaatattttgaccttaagagctcggattttggcgatttttcgaagggttttcaagaaattaatcggggtaagtgattttaactcagatttggctagaatacatgaatctaatactgaattcatcatttaattcgtgatttgagagggaatttgggaagaaaattgtgaaacctttcaaaaatgtaaaatgatgatttaaaggaccaaatagtgtcggaattgtataattttcgtatggttagactcgtgagagtgcgaggtttctgggaatataaatttttaccgatttcgagacgtgggaccgaggggagttttggtcattttccataatttcgcgtattagctttgaattaaaacataggatcatttgtttgagatgatatttacgatatgcaattgaattgattagatttgggccatttggagtcggatactcgtggcaaaatggtggtttctagttgattttgaaccgattcgaggtaagtgacttgtctaaccttgtgtgggggacctttccccttaggatgtgctatatttgataattgaaatgccctgtacgtgaggtgacgagcgcgtacttgagctaattgttgaaaattcggtttttccttaagtatttcaattgagttcttttcttgttttattctacttgtgaatttagcatattgctagtctagaaaggcatgtttagttgacttaattgcctatttgcttaaattgcctaaattgcattacgtgaagcatgttaggctagaagtaaatgtttacttggtacgaaattagcatttAATTTAACATTCTTatgttgctgctctgtgttttaaattgggactacgggttagattcccgggagattccccctgcacatttactttgggactacgggttagattcccgggagatttcccccgcacatttactttgggactacatgTTAGATTCCCAGGAGattccccctacacatttactttgggactacgggttagattcctgggagatcccccatacatatattgaggataccgagagatccctagtacgtattgaggataccaagagatcctcgaaataccaagagatccctggcttatattgaggataccaagagatccctagtacatgtcgaggatactaagagatcctcgggatacttagagatccccggttactttccttatggtctgctttcatcattgtttccgttattgtactcttattatcctgcatagattcttactgtaggttctcaattgcactgcttatcttatcctgccatctttatattttatataacctcagtagggccctgaccttcctcatcactacccaaccgaggttaggcttggcacttactgagtaccgttgtggtgtactcacgcctcttctgcgcatgttttttttcatgtgcagatccaggtacctctactcaggcgcactatcagtgaggcaggaggactacggagacttcgaggtagatctgttGCGTTCGCAGACCGACGATTCTCCATCTTTATTCTagctttagtacttagttctctttccttccgtttgttagatattctggagtttggagcctcactatacatttctgtagcctgtgttttcccgtgagttttcgggttttgggatttctttagtcttgagatattgagtcgtatatgccgagcggcattcagtacaattttctttttagataattaaatatggtattctattttttcgcaattattatgtttccgcaagtgttgGGGTTACCTGGTCatggagactaggtgccgtcataacatgttcacggttggtgaactagggcCGTGACAATGGCACCAGGTTGATCATGTCCTTTTTCCAATTAATTTGGCAGAAAAGTGGCATTGGATATTAGAGTGTGTATCATTCCGCAAGAGATGTTTTTATGTATATGACTCGCTACGTAGTCGAAACCACAAAAAAGCTATTCAAAAGGTGGCAGAGGCATATGCTTTGTTGATCCACCTATTTCTAGTTAGCATTGAATTTTATAACCAAAGAAGTGACATTGTAGTACAAAATGGACTGCACATGGGAAAGGAGTTGACTGATCCTTTTGAGATTGAACTGATTACAAATCTGCCAATACAGCAAAATTCATAAGAATAATTACtttttttactttgttttccTCATTCATATTAACATTTTCACTTCTAATTGATTTTATATTCTattcatttattttatttcagaGATTGTGGAGTATATGTTGCATGCTTTGGTGAGTATATTATTGAAGATCTTCCAATCCTTGTTGCCAATTTTGATGTGGATGGTCTTCGAGCTAGGTTTGGTATACTGTTGTGGCACTAGGGGAGGAACAAGCAGTTGCATGGCAAATCAAGTGAATCTGAGACTCCAGTAGCACATAAAAAGACTCGTGGAAAGAAACGCAAGAAGTAGTATAGGTCTCTTTTTGGTTTTAGTTAATCGTAGCATGAAAACTTTACAGGATTTTAATAGTTTTTGGTGAAGTATGGTATTTTGCATTATTAGATTGTAAAAATGCTAGCTTTTAGAAGTGTTTTCTAGGAATACTATAGTACAATATGTTGCTATTACTATTTTAATGTTGGAATGtatcttcagtttgttttattaggCTTTTCTTAGGCTTCTTCCATAAAGTTGTTGGTTTATTAGGAGTGCATTTCGTAGACAGAATTTTATTAGCACTTGAAGTCAAGTCATTAGAATAGAACATGGCAGTTACAGCAGCACTATTAGTTCCTACTACTACTGTCATTTGTAGTAGGATGAGCATTGTTAGTTCGCTGTAATACACCAGCAGAAGTTATTTTTGGAGGTGTATTTTTAAGGGAGTTACGATGTTCAAAAAGAGGAACTATGTTTTTATTTTGTTGAAGAACAGGGCGAGCATTGATTTgaatgaaaaaaatatatttttagaacGTGAACTGGTTTTGAAATTATATTGAGAGTAGTTGTTAGTTGTAGTTGAATCTAAGAAAATCTGTGCATAATTTGCATTGTTGCACCAGTTGTATTCTGCAAGAGTTTGGTTCAGGTATATTAGTGCAGTAGAACTATATACCAATCAGGTATACTGATATACCATTTGCGTATCATGTTGTATTTGAGTACATTTTTTCCTGCAGCAATTAGATGTAAGTACTGACATAAGTTGCAAAGTATGTGCATTTTGGGTATCACATTATATTGGTGCTCTATTTGTATTTCTGTGCATATTTTATTTTAGCCATATTAGTGCAATACCACTATATATCAGTGAGGTATACAAATATACCATTTGGGTATCACCTTGTATTTATGTACCTGATGATGTACAATAACTGCATGTAAATGACTTCCAATTTGTTATACTTCAATACAGACATGAGCTGCAAAGCGTTCCCATTTTGTTAACGATGTATGTACAAATGTTGCATTTGCAGCACCACTTCTATTTCTGTACATATTTTGATACCAAtaagatatacatatataccatTTGGGTATCACATTTATATTTTAGCATCTTTTTTCCTGCAGCAACTAAATGTAAATGCATCCCACTTTTATAtactaaaatagaaaataaacagATTCTTATTGAAAACACAAGTAGCCATATAAATTTGTTGCCAAAAAGTAAGTTGGCAAAGAATCATCAAACCAAATATATGTCTAGTGCAAGAAATGCATTTTATTTCTTTGCAATTCAAATGCTATGATTCTATGATATATGAGTTCTATAAAAATATTGAAGCATTATATCAATATCTCTTTGGAATATTTCAGCATGTTCTCTGGTTGTGTCTTTTTCTCCCGCATAGTGCACATGTAACTATATTTCCTTCCCAGCCTCCTATGCCTCTTTTTTTTTAGGTCTTCCTAGTTTGATTTTTCCTTTTGGACATGTTCTGGAATTTGCCACGTTGTTTCATCAGGCAAAGGATTTACTGGTATCTCATATGTTTTCAGCAAGTAGTCTATGCTGTAGTAATCCGAGCAATACTTGTATGAATCTATATGGAATTTTTGTATAACTGCCATTGCATGTGGACATGGAATATCGCCGAGCTGAAACCTCCCACAAGTGAAGTTTTTTTCATGTAGGCGCACTACATTTCTTGTTTGGCCATCAATTACTAAATGTAAGAATTCCGTTGATGGAAACACctaatataattttaattaagaaaagTCATTAGCTATATGAAGTAATAGTATTTTTTAAATAACAATATTCAGTTGTTTAGTGAAATCACTAAGGTAAAAAGTAAAACTACAGTACATGcagtatttttatgattttgaaaATGCATACCGTCATCGTCTAGGATAAGATAGTATTATCTGCCAATATTTTTTCATACTTTGCACCAATCTTCATAAATGATTCTACTGCATCCTTCCGATTggtgtgatttttttttttgaattaatgTTGTCATAAAGTCAAGCAAATTCACAACCGGAAGGTCTCTTGCGTGCTTGTTTGCTCCATTTACAGATTCCGCAATATTCGATGTCATAGTCATGATTTTATTTGCCTTGGAATGCGCCCGGGACCATTTATCATACCCAATATCCGTCAGGTATGTTTTCACTCTACTATCAATAGCTTCTAACTCTGCCATATGCCTGTTGAATTCTTCAAGAGTGTATGCTCTTGCTAACGCAAAGTATACTTCTTTGATTTGTTTTTGGCTCTTTCTGATGTTTGTCTTTATGTTGTTCCGCAGATGGAACATACATGCGCAATGAAGGACTTCTGGATAGACAATTGAAGTTGCTCTCCATATACCATCATGCATGTTTGATACAATGCACATTCCCTCTCTTTGTCCATAGGTTTCTCTGAACTGCACGAAGAACCACTCCCACAATGCATCATTTCCGAATCAACAATTGCATATGTGAGGGGTAGAATTTGTCATGTAAACCCAAAGAAAAAAATATCAATTACAACACACTatattaatttagaattttatatagtagtatagtcataggTAGGTGAAGGTGTGTAGCAAAATAACTATATACTTTGTTGGTATACTTGTATATCATACTAgtatcatataatatttgaaaatcttttttgtttctttaactgaATGTAATTGGATTGTACACACAATATTGATTTATTATTTCATATAGTATTATAGTCATAGGTAGATGCAGGTATGTAGTAAAATAATTATATACTTTGTTGGTATACTTGTATACCATGCTAggtatcatataatatttgaaaatcttttttgtttctttaactgaATGTAATTGGATTGTATTCTTACCCTCTGTGTCTTGCATGGAAGCCGTGGGTATGGTCCCTCTATATGTTGACTTTAAAAAACTTCTATCAACTACAACTGTTGGTCTACAATAGATCCATCCTCTAATCAATGCATATATAGCTATGAATGCATACAAAAAGCTACCATCTCCTTCAGTGTGTAGTCGTGTCACTGATCCTGGGTTAGTGTACTCTAACATATAAAGATATGTTGGCATTTTCTTGTATGACTCACTTGGTGTTCCTCTCAACAATTGCATTGCTTTTTCTTTTGATCTCCATGCTTGCATGTGGCTTAAGTCCATACCATATGCTTTTTGGATGTCTCTCTGGATATCTGTTGGTGTATATATGGTTTTTGGGTCAACAAGTTTATCTTTACCACAACTGCAACAAAAGCTGAGACAGCTTACTTTTCTGAATAaaatttttaacagttaaacaattgtGGACATAATTGAAATCCGTCACTTTGAAAAGATTTGATGCTCGCAGGCTTGATGCTTTAAGTCTCCAAGTGCATCTTTCATCCACGCATTCAAGGTTATACCTGTTTATAATACAAATACAGTTATGTATCATGTTTTATTGATAAAAACACACACATAAAAATCCGTACAATTATATACTCACATAGTATACTCATATAGCATACCTATATACTGTGTCAATATCATATTTTGCTGATAAAAAACATAGACAAAGCAGCACAATTCTATACTCACATAGTATACTGATTtagcatacatatatatactatattggtattGTGTTTTACTGATAATAACAAAGACAAACCAGTACAGTTATATATCGCATAATATACTGATATAGCATATTTATATACTATACCAGTATCACAGATAAAAAATACAGACAAACCAATACAATTCCATACTCGCATAGTATACTGATTTAGCATACTTTTATACTATATAGGTATCACATAGTTTTTTACTTGAAAACATGCAGACGAACCTTCTAGGGCATGATTTATTAACCCGATATTGATATTTTTCTCTAACGGCATACTGTTTCATAACGAGAGCCAGCAGGTTTTTGTCTTTGTAAATTTGTCCTTTTCAACTTTTTGATGAAATTGATCAGTTATGATGTTTGCATCATCAAGTTCTAAATTGATGTCATCTCCTTCTTGCACATCAAACATACTAATCATATCAGTGCTTTCAAATTATGCAATTTCTGATGAAATTGGAGCAACATCGAAACTGGAGGTGCTTGTAGCTATAGTATTTTTAGCAAACGACACATATAGGGGAAGTGTTGTCATCCCTGCAC
Coding sequences:
- the LOC138873992 gene encoding uncharacterized protein; amino-acid sequence: MENIPILLQYSGEWDDNNNFLNFYVDAILIKTYWKFEQLLREIAKQLQNDSNTIIIQYAIAQGYPPITICSDLSQNMILTQYIGITLNAWMKDALGDLKHQACEHQIFSNCGKDKLVDPKTIYTPTDIQRDIQKAYGMDLSHMQAWRSKEKAMQLLRGTPSESYKKMPTYLYMLEYTNPGSVTRLHTEGDGSFLYAFIAIYALIRGWIYCRPTVFRETYGQREGMCIVSNMHDGIWRATSIVYPEVLHCACMFHLRNNIKTNIRKSQKQIKEVYFALARAYTLEEFNRHMAELEAIDSRVKTYLTDIGYDKWSRAHSKVFPSTEFLHLVIDGQTRNVVRLHEKNFTCGRFQLGDIPCPHAMAVIQKFHIDSYKYCSDYYSIDYLLKTYEIPVNPLPDETTWQIPEHVQKEKSN